The segment gatattttttctcataatcataaatcaaaagtactgaccactattCAAGTTTtagctacttacacttggacctaaacggtacacttcgaaagttataccaagtcaaagttcaaaagtgttgcaagtatccccggatgatggtactttttcttttcattttttcattctcgCCCtggattctactcacgggcgggaatGCAAAGCttcgcgagtaatcggtttcAGCAGCTCGGACTGTAGCGAAGAACGAGAGcaacgaccgtagctgttagctaaacacacactcgcaaaaacgcgtcacaatgcatgaataagtacgagcgagagtccgaaagggtcGCTTATGCCGGCGCGTtcattagaatgagtacgcgtgtgtgagaaaattagaccacacagGTGTTGGTTTCGCAACACTGGATGTGTTTGGCGCGAAGAATGTCAAACtggatgaactagaaaattttgATATATAGGTCAAAAATATACTGGGTCGTTCAATGGTGGATGGGGCTTGCACCCaccttgagaatgaaggaaatgtcgtttacatacaacATAAAAAGAAGTGGTTCCAAATGAGTGCCACAGGACcacagaagtgacttgaattgggtTCGAGCTCTTTTCTTTAAATTTAATTACTGGTGGTGAATAGtcaaatacgattcaagccatttcaagTGCCCTGgcttaattccaattttttggcaatttgaaaagcagcattggtatgtcaatgcgatcaaatgccttgctaaagtgattataaaatgtttttgcaGGGTTTCCATTATCCGTTGCAATAAATGATTAGTCTACGAACTCCATTGATCGACTTAATATATTTTCGGCCTATGTATCGAAAATTTCTAGTGCATCCAGTTtgtcattcttcgcaccagataCTTCATCACCCAAAAAACTAAGGATTTATGTCATGAGTCCAAGTAAAGATAAAAAAGCACGTAAATACTCCAACAGAATATTCCGTCAAGTATATGAACCTAACCAGCTGCTACCGGAGTGAAAGTTTAGGTCAGCATCTTAATTGAAACTTACAAAAATACGACGGTAAATGTTTCTTACAACGTTAGGATGGTTTAGCTTTTAATCATCCAatcttgaaaaacttgaaatgcGTTCAACTTCAACTACATGCATttcgaaaattatttataacaTATGGTGTGACATTTACCGGATTAGGGAGAAACGAATAACAAGGAACCAAACAACTATGTAGTTCTTTGAACTTTTCTACTTTGCCGAAGAAGCAGAAGGTTCAATTTCACAACTACTACGGTATGACGTACCGTACCGTTACCGTCAGGCCGTGTTACCGTCGTGTGGGCTTTCCAATCAGCCGAAGTGCTAAAATACATTAGCCATCATATCGTCGTCGTCCACAGGTGCAGAACGCGAACGGACCGGCGGCGATGTCATCATAGGTCAACAAGCCGGCAATCCAGTGTACGCAGTGGCACACAAGTCGCAACCGGTCAACCGCAATTTGTGCATAAATCGTAGCACGATTACTGCCGGTGAAAAAACAAACGCCTACGTGAAGCGGTTCTTTTGGGCAATTAACATGGACGTATAGTGCGTACTATTGCAACTACTGTGTGCTACTAACTATCGAGTTACTGAACGAGGATTTCAGATTGAGCGGTAGTAAATATAATCCTTGTCATTTATAGTCATTTTCGGAACTGTGCGTGAAGAACTCCGAGGGTTTTTATCAAACCACCTCTCGATTGCGGACTAAATTCCATAACGCACAATCAATTCCCGCCTAACCGTGTAGGTGTACCTACACCGTTCGTGCAATTAGTGTACAATCCGTGTAGTGGTTTGTGGCGCGTGCCACAATCTGGTTTGATCGAGATTGGATACGGTTGGCATGCATGGGGTGGCCTTAAGGGGGAAGATGCGTTCGCACAAAAGTTCGGTTTGGTATGTGCAATATTCGCTGCAGTGGCAAAAGCTTGTTTGGTGACTACCCGCATGGGTTTTAGCTGCATTTAAAGTTCAAATCTAGTTAGATTTTTCAGAAGTTTGCGTTCCTATATAAACTATAGACTACTGCCGGACCAGCGACAGATGACGAAGTGAATTAGATTGTACAACTTACTCTCAAGAGTTGCAAATATCCAAACACCATGAACAAGCAAATGGTGAGCTATTCGGTTATCGATGCTAGACTAGctttttcatatttctttttttgtatTTCTACAGGCACTATGGCTGATGGCAGCTACATGTGCTTTGGCTGCTCCACAGCGAAAAAATGGGATCTCCTCCTCGAATGGCGGAGCGGAAAGTAGTGCCACCATAGTCAAACAGGACCAGCTGCTTAACCCGGATGGATCCTACAGCTTCGCATACGAGACAAGCAACGGGATCAAAGCATCGGAAAGCAGCCCAGACGGGGCTAGCGCAACCGGAGAGTTTTCTTACACAGCCCCCGAAGGAGACAAAATACAACTTGCTTACGTAGCTGACCAGGGGGGATTCCAGCCGCAGGGGGCTCATCTTCCGGTGGAACCCCCAGCTCCGGAACATGTCCTTAAGGGGCTGGAAATTATTCGAGCAAACCCGCCGAAGGATCCAGAATTTAATGCGGCTTTTCTGGAAGCCGTCATTGCCAGACTAAAGGCCCTGCAgggttgagaaaaaaaaaacgaaagaaagaacTGCTTCAAAAAGATTCGCCCCGTCTGGCCATCTTTCCGTGTCGTTCAACTTTTACTTTGTTCAATTTTGTTGCACAACTTCCTCAGAGCAAATAAAGAAAATTGCATTACCTACTTGGCTGCAGCCGGCGTCATTCAATGGGATGAGGAGCTCAATGAGTACCTACGTTGTCTTGTGCGTTCTTTCGATGAAATGTAATAAAGTGTCTCAACCCATATTGGTCGTTTATTCGAGCTGCTCTGCATTCGATAAATGACAAATAGGGATTCTGCCTTCGCGAAAATAATCGCCGTCTGAGCTTAGTTGTAATTTTTAACTAAGCTCCAGCTAGCTGCATCATCTTgagtttttcattaaaaagtgtTTTGTGGGACATcgaggttaaaatttttgtttgctcTATTCCGTTGCTGTTATAATTGTTGTTCAACAATTCGTTACATGGAAATTAACTgcttttattttgtaagaaagAAGACGTATGAAACTAGACGTTTCAAGGCATCCGCCTCTCAAAGTTCTTTCGTTGTTTGCTCCCCAAGAGATTAGGCCTGTTGCATACTCTGATGGTATTTAAGTAATGTAATCTCAAGAAACTCAAATAATCAAACTGTTAACAGGCAAAATTATCTACGACATGGAAACAACTGGTTGGATAGTCTTCACCGTCGTCGCCATTTCATTAGCAACAGTCCGCACCACTGAATGAGGCAACTGCTCGTGTCTTCTGTCAAGCACATATTGAGCACGGCACGGACTGCGTAGCAGCCTTTCAAGGCTATGATTAAGCGGGCTGTCACCAGGCTGAGTAGGGTCTTCGGTAGGTAGGTATAACGCAGTTAAAACTAACCTGGATATCCAGGTGATGATGAAACACTGACCATTCCTCGACTAAAGCTGGCGAAGAAAAGACTGAAACTGAAAGAAACATCAATGGATCAAACATCGACTGATTCTTCAAACGAAATTTCAAGACTGATAAAGCACAGACAGCAGCTGCAGTTAATTCTCTCAAGCAGTAAATTGCGGTTTATTATTGTGCGGATGAGTTACTGGATTAGAACAATCTAAGTggaacattttatatttttagtatCTGActttactgccgctactcgcataacagtcttattttttatgcaGTTTCCTGATATAaacgggactgttatgcgaatagcgTCAGATTATGTCGTTGTGGATGACAAAAAAGATAGTCAcagctgattttttttaatgagcaTCCACCGCGGTAAGAATCTCCGCGATAAGAAGCTGGTCGCTGTCAACTTGCAGGTTGACAAAGCGATTGTCTTTACCGTGAACATTAGTAACTGGTCCgccaattacaataaaaagctGCAAAACGCAGTATCAAACAAAACTTTTGAGGTCTTACATCGACCATACGTCTTTCCTCGTACTTTTGAAAATTGTTACGAATTACACTTGACGCGTTACTTTTGAACGTGGTTTCAAAAAACCTACAAAAAGCATTATCCTCATTTTGTAGGTGTGTGCATGCAAAACGATGCctctattttgattttgacattcagttatcaaaatggcgtccaAACAAGAGGAGCAACGTATCAAAACCTAGCCCCAACACGTCGAGTTATCGAGACTGTTGTTAAAACTAGCCAAATAAACTACCATACCAACGTAATAAAAATGTTCGGGAAACATTTTTCGACAGTCAGAAAACCTGGCTCGAATTTCGGAATGTGTTTTTTTTACACGCGAGGTTTTCTTTCATTCGATTTTCCGAATTTACGGGGAAGTGCTCTATGAGTGCTCAATTTTAACGCGTAGCAAATGGCAAATggagtatcaaatcacaggatttatcAATACGGGTTTCTGGTggacttttggatgtattttgagccgatctggacattccgctAAATTCGTTGTCGGTTCTCCCGGATCTCAAAaatggccattttgaattttccatTTGGGAATATTGCAAATGGGGTATCACATCAAATGGGTTTGCAAAACGAATTCTTGGATggacttttggatgtatttCGAGCTGATACGGACATTCTGGAGTATCCGTGGTCgtttctaccggaactcaagaTAGGCCATTATGAATTTTTTGGgcatatggcaaatggggtaacaaatcacaggatttttcaataaaagttcCTGGGTGGACTTGTATTTTGAGCCTGTCaagacattccggaatatccgtgaTCGGTTTTACTGGAACTCAAGATTggtcattttgatttttttgggaatatggcaaatggggtattaaATCACAGTggttttcaacacgagctcttggGAGAACATTTAGATGAATTTTGAGGGgatctggacattccgaaaAATCCATGATTGGTTCTACCGGATATCAAAATTGgccattttaaattttcttcagtAATATAGCAAATGGGATGTCAAACCAAAGAGGTTTTAAACACGAGTTCTTGGGAAAACATTTAGATGAATTTTAGGTGAATCTgaacattccggaatatccgagatcggttctaccggaactcaaaagtggccattttgaatttttttgggaatATGGTAAATGGGGTAACAAATCAGAGGAGTTCTTGAGCAgacttttggatgtattttgagctgatctggacattccggaacattcgttgtcggttctacggcATCTCAAAATTACccatacactcaaatctcgttttacgtccattattggggggacgtaaaaaaacggtcgtaaaaaaactggacgttaattaaaattttggacgtaaaacgagaggacgttaattcaaattttagatgtAAAActagaggacgttaattcaaattttggacgtaaaacgagaggacgttaatttaaattttggacgtaaaaaagtggacgttaattcgaattttggacggAAAAAGTGAAgatgttattttaaattttctaaaaccacctaatgatttttgacgacaacgttaattcaaattttggacgtaaaacgagaggacggtaattcaaatttcggacgtaaaacgagaggatgttaattcaaatttggacgtaaaaaggtggacgttaattcaaattttggacgtaaaacgagaggacgtgaattcaaatttcggacataaaaaaggtgacgtaaaacgaaatcacgtaaaatgaatgaacgtaaaacgagattctagtgtataaggaatatggcaatatggccgatgtaatatggcaaatgaggtatctacagagactatagattacggaggcgacaaggcactcaaaaaccgctaaattttgaatcataacgGAGAATTACCTtcatttgtgatggtactctccgttttaattcaaaatttagcgatttTTGAGTGCCCTGTCGCCTCTGTAAGCTATAGTCTCTGCAGGGGTATCAaagccgatctggacattccagAATATCCGTCGactgtcggttctaccggatcttaaaattgaccattttgaattttccctTTGggaatatggcaaatggggcaTCAAATCAGAATTTTTCAATACCAGTTCCTAGGTggacttttggatgtattttgagtctatcaagacattccgaaataatatttttttttgaaacgatgattctacaattgatgaagggacggtaaggaaaagtaatgaagaaggatttttttccgggaatgaaggggaagggtggaaaggaagggggggggcaaTAGgcagctatgcttaacaagttgtcattgtgactcctatcttttgtccaatgctggaaggtgcatgggtcgaaccaagctgtaatcagagattataaccggatttgaacccacaacacctgccagggcgtgtcgctcactggtacccgtgtacctttgaaccacagaggcgctggacaaaagaagtctgcacaaccccccttattaaccatagcgacatgggttggtctatttttagacacaaattgtgcctcttcctccacctactgtagaaaccaccgaccgagaagttttaatctaacgtgtttttactttcaggacgacgacactatgcaggcccttacgacctgcaaggtactgcgtgtgacgctgttcgtccgaaagtgtgttagtccgcgtttctcagcgcggttcttcggagaaaggctccgttcctatgacgattgaccaaactcgtgactttagtcatgaccttgaaatgcggtcaggcatatattaatattttttttttttgaaacgatgattctacaattgatgaagggacggtaagggaaagtaatgaagaaggatttttttccgggaatgaaggggaagggtggaaaggaaaggcaattgtagaatcatcgtttcaaaaaaaaaaaatatatgcctgaccgcatttcaaggtcatgactaaagtcacgagtttggtcaattgtcataggaacggagcctttctccgaagaaccacgctgagaaacgcggactaacacgctttcggacgaacagcgtcacacgcagtaccttgcaagtcgtcgtcctgaaagtaaaaacatgttaaattaaaacttctcggtcggtggtttctacagtaggtggaggaagaggcatttgtgtttaaaaatagaccaacccatgtcgctatggttaataaggggggttgtgcagacttcttttgtccagcgcctctgtggttcaaaggtacacgggcaccagtgagcgacatgccctggcaggtgttgtgggttcaaatccggttataatctctgattacagcttggttcgacccatgcaccttccagcattggacaaaagataggagtcacaacgacaacttgttaagcatagctacctattacccccccccccctccccttcctttccacccttccccttcattcctggaaaaaaatccttcattactttcccttaccgtcccttcatcaattgtagaatcatcgtttcaaaaaaaaaaatattaatatatgcctgaccgcatttcaaggtcatgactaaagtcacgagtttggtcattccggaatatccgcgatcggttctaccggaactctaAATTGgccgttttaaattttcttcagtaatatggcaaatggggtttCAAATCAAAGGTGGTTTCAACACGAGTTCTTGGATGGACTTTTGggtgtattttgagccaatgcgGACATTCTGAAGTATCCGtggtcggttctaccggaactcaaaagtgaccattttatttatttatttttgggaATATGGcgaatggggtatcaaatcccAGGAATTTTCAATACGAGTTCCTGGGTGaacttttggatgtattttgtgTGGATCTGGGCATTCTGGAATATCCGTTGTTGGTTCTACCGAAACTCAAAATTggctattttgatttttttttagtaatatggcaaatggggtatcaaatgaaagatGTTTTCAACGTGAGGTTTTGGGTGGATATTTGGATATATTTTAAGCCGATTTGGACGTTCTGGAATACCCATTGTTGGTTCTACCAGAGCTCAAGATTGACCAGAAACAagagtatcaaatcacaggatttctCAACACAACAAAAATCGTCTtttagttttgaaaatgtttttctttagaCTATAatattggttttattttttccagtaaggccattacaaacattttataaagtttttgtccttccggttttcggccactaaagggggggggggcgaaaaaaaaacagtgaatttttgaatcggCTATCGTGGTATTATGCTgctaaacgccgcctacaaggtactctcccagatcctgttacgccggctgtcaccgatagcacaaggtttcgtagggaattatcaggcgggtttcatgggggctcgtgcaactacggaccaaatttttactatccgacagatcttgcagaaatgtcgggagtacaacgtgcccacgcatcacatctttattgatttcaaagcagcatacgatacagtcgatcgagacaagctatggcagataatgcacgaacacggttttccggacaaactgacgcgactgatcagagctacattggatcgagtgatgtgtttcgtacgcatctctgggatactctcgagtcccttcgagacgcggcgaggattgagacaaggtgacggtttatcctgcatgctgttcaacatcgctcttgagggggtgatccaacgagcgggcatcgacatgagaggcacgatttttaccaagagtagccaacttctaggctttgcagatgacttcgatatcattgccaggaactttgcgatggcggaggcaatctatgccagactgaaagcggagtctaggagaattgggctaaaaataaatgcgtcgaagacaaaatacatgaaaggaagaggctcaaaggaaacaaacgcgcgcctcccaccgacggtaaccgttgacgtcgacgaactagaagtggtagaggaattcgtgtatttgggatcgctggtgaccgcggacaacaacactagtaagaatcCAGcgacgcatccaagcgggaaatcaggcctactttgcccttcgtaaaacgctacgatcaggaagaaTACGCCgctgcacgaagctaacaatgtacaaaaccattattagaccggtagttctttatggacttgaagccgtgacgctgcttacggaggacatacgcgcccttgccgtgtctgagcggaaagtgctgcggacgatatttggcggagtacaaactgaaagcggagagtggcggaggcgtatgaatcacgagctacaggcactgctggggagactcccatcgtacatctagcgaaagttagcaggctacggctacgtgcacgatggctcgaccagctcgaaagcgatttgtgacttctgagacgactagggaattggcgacgagtggcccaagaccgagttgaatggagacgagtgcttgaaacagcacgagccaccccggctctatgctgctgaagcagaagaagaattttttaatcgagcaaaaaaaacttaggtttaagcatttttatttaaagtttaaacgtgaaaaccgaatctattcttgcttataataaatacgttattattttctatgcaaaaatctgacaaaaacgaagaaaaatttttaggacgattttcggaaatttcattgttcgaatttccatatTTGTTtcttgctagaagcgttaactcaacttgtacactcatttttcgagtttttcagacagtaaggcccacagacaattgattttataaaaaaaaatttgactcatatcctacaaattatttttctgccccccgatttttcaagccaatttccaaggggggggggggggggcgggggttggttgacaaaaactttgaaaatgatttgcaatggcctaatttattATAAAAATTCCGTATATTGTCTAAATTCAACCATAGGTCATACTTTTGGAGGTCTTATAGGTAATTctcaagttttatttttataagtAAAACCGAAAACAAAgttaagccctttccaaaagttagccTGGACCAATATCGGAAAAATTGTGCAAAGTtccttatttacatgaactcatTACGCACaccaagtttcattgaattcgcAGAGGATGACCAGTCGCATAAACGAGTTCGTGCGAAATCCGTCTTTTCCGgttcagtttttctgtttcttcTGCCATTGTTAGTTTCTGGAttttaaatttgtaatttttttcattttgttataagttaattaggccattacaaatattttgtaaagtttttgtccttccggtgttgggccactgaagggggaggggggcggaaaaaaaacaaacagatttttttaatcgagcaaaaaaaatatgggctTTAAGCATTTTCACTCAAAGTttcaacgtgaaaaccaaatctatttttgcttgggggggtgacaaaaactttaaaaataatttgcaatggccttatgaaaaaaatatccgaccaatatttttttgaaatatgcTTAACATGAATGTCCATCTTTAAATGGGCTGTGGGCACTGTGAAAGGTATATTAATAGAAAATTCTACGAAGCAAGATAAGTAACTTTCCTCGATTGACTGCCAGCTGGTTCATTCTATTTCATGCTGCTCATATTAAAATTGACAGTTATCTCCTCTCTCGACATTTCCATTAGATCAGGAACCATCCAACTTTCAATCGATAAGCCGCTTACATTTCACATATCCCACATATCGACACGTGGCCATGGATAGTATCTATACGTTCGATCGCACCAAAGAAACACATTTTGCTATTTTCAGTAAGTCACCGCTTCTCGCAGTACATACTACGTAAATTCGCATTGCTATACAAGGATCAGCATCTCGATGTGACATGCCGGTTTTGTATTTTACCCACCGA is part of the Sabethes cyaneus chromosome 2, idSabCyanKW18_F2, whole genome shotgun sequence genome and harbors:
- the LOC128736243 gene encoding endocuticle structural glycoprotein ABD-4-like; translated protein: MNKQMALWLMAATCALAAPQRKNGISSSNGGAESSATIVKQDQLLNPDGSYSFAYETSNGIKASESSPDGASATGEFSYTAPEGDKIQLAYVADQGGFQPQGAHLPVEPPAPEHVLKGLEIIRANPPKDPEFNAAFLEAVIARLKALQG